The genomic region TCATCAGAAATGGCTGTTCTCATGCCCTATTTTGTAAAACTATGAAGCCAGTTTTATTCAGAAAACATCAGGGGTGCGCTACTTCTGTTCCAGACACTCTACTAAATGCATTTATATGGCTTGTTTTATCAAAGGGCACGTTAAACGCACATAGTTTGTCGAATAAAAAGGATGACGTCATCATGTTTACTGATTTCATGATGTAAATAATGGAAGTTCTATGGATTTTTATacaagtttgtgtgtttttgggcaAAGATTTACTATGAATGTCGTGTAATGGGCTATTGCAGTCAAAACAGAGAGATGTCATCATTGCTGGATCAAAACCTATACTGctataacaaaaaaaaaggtaCGGACTTTgtttgttgctgtgttgtctatTGTGCactctttacacaaaataagaaatcatTGGCTGAAAGTCATTTAGATTGATCAATGCTTTCATTGGAAGGAATCTACAGCCTTAGATCTTTTAAATGGTGTATTGGTTGAACAGATTACTTAATAAAGCAATACTAAACAAGTGCTGAAAATAAACAATTGAAAACAAAGGCCACCCGCATCCTTCGCGAATAAACTGGTTAAATGACGTAAGATTAAGCACAGTGTCCTATTAATTCTGCTTAGTGTTTCCAGTCCTTTTGATTTCCCATTTTATCATTGGAATATTGTGATATCAAACTAAACTGCTATCTGCTTTATTTATGTCCTCAAAGACACATGCAGATCACATACATGCATTCAGCACTTCACTGGAAAACGTTGCCATCAAGTTAGATCTGTCTGTCAGGTCATGGACATAGCAGAGAGTCCATAACAGAAATTATGCTGAAGAAAAGCTGTTCTTGCCGGCTGTTGATGAGAGTTCCTCTCAGGTAACATAAGAGCTCATTGccaattaaaacaaaatgtttcaaaatatcTGCGTGGAACTTTCACACTTCTGTCCTATTGTTCAGTGAGCTACATCTGTTTCTCTTATCCAATGATTTCATTACTTTCAGACAACAGCCACCAGATCTAGTGAACTGACTGACATTGTATTACATTTAACACATTTGACCCTGAAATTAACAATGCTCACTAAGACAGTTTTGGacaatacttttttaaatgagtcCTTAGATTGCTTAATTGGGTGAAACTCATCCCACATGAAGTACAgtggtatggcttctctccagtatgcactctctcgTGTGCTTTCAGGTTTCCTGATGtaacaaaactctttccacaaaaagaacaaacATGAGGCTTCTCATTTGCATGAGTTATCAGATGTGCCTTCAGATGTGATGCCAGTGTAAATTTCTTGCTgcactgatcacagttaaatggcCTTAATCCAGAGTGATTGCGCAGATGAATTTTGAGATGGCCTACTtgagcaaaactctttccacactgagagcaggagaaaggcttttctccagtgtggatTGTCATGTGACGCTGAAGATTTCCTTTTACTGCAAAAGTCTTTCCACattgaaggcatgtgaaaggcttctctccggtgtgaattctcatgtgacgctTAAGATCTCCTTttagtgcaaaactctttccacactgagagcaggtgtAACTCTTTTTGGCTCTTGCTCTTCGAATTCTTTTCTGTGAGAAATTCATTTCAGTCTTTGAGCCACTAAAAGGTTGTTCACCAGTGATGAAATGATCACAATTAGGATcatgatgtttctcctccacgtcattcagttcttgactttcttcTTTCACTTCTATTGAGTCTAAAATGAACAGTAAATTAAAAGAtgtgaaaagaataaataaataaatacaattgaacCCCAATTTAATGCCAGTAAGCAGTAAAAGCCAAGTATCTACTTTCTGTGATCTTTGGTAGGCGGAAGTTtagttctttctttcttatgtaaATTCTGgtatcatttgtttgtttaactgtaattttactgctttaatgtttt from Myxocyprinus asiaticus isolate MX2 ecotype Aquarium Trade chromosome 5, UBuf_Myxa_2, whole genome shotgun sequence harbors:
- the LOC127440847 gene encoding gastrula zinc finger protein XlCGF49.1-like isoform X8; this encodes MKCVKEEHEDISITESCRMKHEDTEEQRDSIEVKEESQELNDVEEKHHDPNCDHFITGEQPFSGSKTEMNFSQKRIRRARAKKSYTCSQCGKSFALKGDLKRHMRIHTGEKPFTCLQCGKTFAVKGNLQRHMTIHTGEKPFSCSQCGKSFAQVGHLKIHLRNHSGLRPFNCDQCSKKFTLASHLKAHLITHANEKPHVCSFCGKSFVTSGNLKAHERVHTGEKPYHCTSCGMSFTQLSNLRTHLKKYCPKLS